Part of the Catalinimonas alkaloidigena genome is shown below.
AAGGAAGAAATAATTATCTAAATTTGCAGTCTTTTACGGAAAAAACGCCTGAAAATAGAAAGTTAATAATTAGAAAATGTCAGGAATAATTGGAAAAAAAATCGGTATGACTAGCGTCTACGGTGCCGATGGACGAAGCGTCGCATGCACGTTGATAGAAGCTGGTCCCTGCGTGATTACGCATGTCAAGAACGAAGATACTGATGGCTATACAGCCGTCCAGTTAGCTTATGGCGAGAGAAAAGATAAAAACACGCCAAGAGCGCTTAAGGGCCACTTTGATAGAGCCAAAACTACTCCAAAGAAGAAAGTAGTGGAATTCAGAGACTTCAGGGTAGAATTCGAAGATGATGATGGTGTAAAACTTGGGAAAGAAATTCTTGTTGGTGAAGTATTTAAAGAAGGGGAGTTTCTGGATGCAATAGGTACATCAAAAGGTAAAGGTTTTCAGGGAGTTGTGAAAAGACATGGTTTTGGTGGTGTCGGCCAGGCAACGCATGGACAGCACAATCGTGGAAGGGCTCCTGGATCTATAGGTGCATGTTCTTTCCCCTCACGCGTATTCAAAGGGATGCGTATGGCTGGTAGAACCGGTGGAAGAAGGGTTAAAATGATTAACCTCAGAGTACTAAAAATAGTACCTGAAAAGAATTTGATTTTAGTAAGTGGTTCCGTGCCTGGTTCAAAAAACTCTTACATCGTATTAGAGAAGTAATATCATGAAAGTTAATATAAAAAATATAAAGGGAGAAGATACTGGTAAGTCAGTAGAGCTTTTAGATGATATCTACGCTGTTGAGCCTAGTGACCATGCTATATATCTTGATGTAAAACAATATCTAGCAAATCAGCGTCAAGGGACTCACAAATCTAAGGAAAGAGCTGAAATTGCGGGTTCTACCAAAAAAATTAAAAGGCAAAAGGGTACAGGTACTGCTCGTGCTGGTAGCATGAAGTCACCCATTTTCAGAGGTGGCGGTAGGGTGTTTGGTCCTCGTCCACGTGACTATGGTTTCAAGTTGAACAAAAAGTTAAAGAAACTTGCCCGTAAATCTGCTTTGACTTATAAAGCAAAAGATGAAAAGGTAACTATAGTTGAGAGCTTTGACATAGATACTCCTAAAACTAAGTCATTCCTTAATATACTGTCTTCACTTGCAGTTCAGCAAGAAAAGTCATTGTTGGTGGTAGACAATGTAAAGACTAATGTGTATCTCTCTTCTCGTAATATCGCAAATACTAAAGTGGTGACAGTTGAAAAGCTTAACACTTATGAGATCATGAGTGCTAGCCACTTAATAATCAGCGAAGGAGCAGTGGAGAAAATAGAATCCATGTTTAACTCAAAAGTTACCGCATAATTTATGGATATATTAAAAAAGCCTTTGGTAACAGAAAAAATTTCTGAATTGAACGAAAGTGGTAAGTATGGGTTCATAGTAGACCGGCGGGCCAATAAAGTTCAAATTCGTGAAGCTGTTGAAAAAATGTACGGTGTTACGGTTGAGAAAGTTCGTACCATGAATTACATGGGCAAAGAGAAGAGCCGCTATACTAAAACTAGAGTAATTAGTGGAAGAAAACCTTCTTTCAAAAAAGCTATTGTTCAGGTAGCGGAAGGTGAGATTATAGATTTTTATAGTGGAATATAATTAAGAATATTAGAGTGCTATGGCAATAAAGAAATTA
Proteins encoded:
- the rplC gene encoding 50S ribosomal protein L3; translated protein: MSGIIGKKIGMTSVYGADGRSVACTLIEAGPCVITHVKNEDTDGYTAVQLAYGERKDKNTPRALKGHFDRAKTTPKKKVVEFRDFRVEFEDDDGVKLGKEILVGEVFKEGEFLDAIGTSKGKGFQGVVKRHGFGGVGQATHGQHNRGRAPGSIGACSFPSRVFKGMRMAGRTGGRRVKMINLRVLKIVPEKNLILVSGSVPGSKNSYIVLEK
- the rplD gene encoding 50S ribosomal protein L4, giving the protein MKVNIKNIKGEDTGKSVELLDDIYAVEPSDHAIYLDVKQYLANQRQGTHKSKERAEIAGSTKKIKRQKGTGTARAGSMKSPIFRGGGRVFGPRPRDYGFKLNKKLKKLARKSALTYKAKDEKVTIVESFDIDTPKTKSFLNILSSLAVQQEKSLLVVDNVKTNVYLSSRNIANTKVVTVEKLNTYEIMSASHLIISEGAVEKIESMFNSKVTA
- the rplW gene encoding 50S ribosomal protein L23, producing MDILKKPLVTEKISELNESGKYGFIVDRRANKVQIREAVEKMYGVTVEKVRTMNYMGKEKSRYTKTRVISGRKPSFKKAIVQVAEGEIIDFYSGI